AGACACAGATACGTTAAAGCCTGCAGCTGGTTAACGCAGGTCTGTTACCtaacataaacataattacTTTTCCTAATCATGCCAAAATCATTTTGCTACCACCCTGACCAGAGAGTCATAAATGATATGTTgggaataaaactttttttttttcacttcctgttttagcCATGTGAGGAATAAAGATGTCATTTGTAGCATGTTGTTCCTCTTTGACCTGGAACACCTACTCATATTCCATTGAAATGTGGCTCTCATTGTCACGAGCGTTCTAAAAAGGAAACTCCCCATGGTGCGTGCTTCAGtgccatttttctttcatcaaacaccaactgCAAAGTTATTGGCAAATGGACAGTTAATAgttgtacagtgtgtatttattgaCTTGTAACTTGTTGCgtatgtgttacagtgttaaagTAGAAACTTCAAATGATCATCACTAACCCTGAAGAATATAATGTAGACAGTAAAaccaacgtgtgtgtgtgtgtgtgtttgtttgtttgtttgtttgcttttcccCCACAGTTGCATGTTGGTGAAAATGTCCTCTAAGACGAGCTCGAACAACATGGCCCTTGCGAGGAGGACGGTACAGCAGCTCCGGGTCGAGGCCAGTATCGAGAGGATAAAGGTAGTAACGTTTTCTGAGCTTTTCTAGCATTTATTTAGCGTCGACTCTgtgttttctgtgatttttgtgatttctacacacacttggtAAAAGCTTCTGTCACTGTATTCCTGACTAATGAGTTTTACAGAGACGTTTTCATCCCCACACACCCGTCAGACAAAGAGTTTTGCATTTTACTTTGCAGTGTGAAagcaaaccaaatagcaaaaaGATCTGCCATGAGTGTGAAAGCTACTTGGATTCGTTTTTGTCCGTGTGAAAATTGTGTGATTTTATTCTTCAGGTGTCCAAAGCTTCAGCCGATCTCATGCGCTACTGCAGCGAACACGCCAAGTACGACCCTCTGCTCATGGGCATCCCGGCTTCAGAGAACCCCTTCAAGGACAAAAAGCCCTGCACTTTATTGTAGTCACTGCACTTCACCTTCCTTCGTATTTAATTAACACTGCCACTCGACACTGCCTTAACTCTAAACCTGTTTCAGGCTGCGTGTAAATCCACTGTGTGTTAACGTCAATCAGCACTAATCACAGCCGATCTTTCTGTTGTTATGAATAACGTATAGTGTGTGTTCCTTTGTTTGTTCATGCTGAACTTAATGCATTCCAGGGAATTtgagtaaaaactgtgccatGAAACGAATATGTTCTGGTCTGTATGAGAGTAAATCATTTCGTCCCTATTTCATCACCGTTGCTTGATGTCAAACAGCTTACATcaactttaatgtttttttttttttttaaagagaaacataaAAATTATGTATGCAGGATGTTATTTTAGCTTATAACTGCGTGCGTGTGCCAGTATCTTGATACGTGATCTAAAATTGAAAGTATTAGGAGCGACTCATTTAAAATAGGCAGCGATTTGCTATGTATGATTTACAGATTAGATGTGCtttaatatgatacaatatacaatacaatgaTTACGTATTGTGCAAGCAGTTTTTACTCAAAAATGGAGCGAGTGTTACCTTTGAAAAGGCCACACCCTTTTTCTATtcataaaattatacatttatgttTTAGTTTTGTAAATTACAAACCACATCTTtaaatcaccacacacacacacacacacacacacacagtgtacatgaGTGTAATATGGTGAAAAGAAAGGTTAGACTTCAATAATAAACCTATTGTTATAGTTTAAATGACATTGTTCCTTGTATGTGAAGCTATGAGAACATCTGCTTACATCTGCTTACATCATACTGCACTTTTCACAATGCAGTGCAGTGTTGAAAAACACCACCTTTGTCCCACTGACCTCAAACACTAAAGACTCGACTGTATCTTCTCAGATTTCAAGAGCTTCGTTACAACCAAAACAAGACACTTTTAGAGTTTATTCTGTAGGTTGTGATATTGTAGGAATCCCATTTACAGTCAAAACACCACTGACCATGGCATAGCACAGGGAATGCAAGATGAGCTGAAGAATTAACAGctgggtgccaatacttaaaAGCATCTATGATCCTGGTCGCCATTTTGAGGTTTGAGATTATACACATCAGAAGCTGAACTTAACTACAGCTACAGACATTGACATCTGATGCAACGTATTTCAAATTGTGAACGaaactgtttatatatacaaattaaatacttacgtttttaaattttctgacactaactattacatcatcatcatcatcatcccgcGTAATTAGCCACGTCAATGGTGAGGTTATGGAAGTGAAAGTTctgttcaggtttttttttttttttggtatagaGAAATTGATGTTTAGGGATAATTTTCAAACCTGACCAAATCGAAGTCATAGATTTAGTCTGATTTCAACTTTGTTGAAAAACAGCATTGCTGAACTAAATCCTAAATCAATCCTAAATCTGAAACTCACCAATCAGAGACGTCGCTTGCAAACGTAACCATGGAAACAGC
The genomic region above belongs to Pangasianodon hypophthalmus isolate fPanHyp1 chromosome 21, fPanHyp1.pri, whole genome shotgun sequence and contains:
- the gng12a gene encoding guanine nucleotide-binding protein G(I)/G(S)/G(O) subunit gamma-12a, giving the protein MLVKMSSKTSSNNMALARRTVQQLRVEASIERIKVSKASADLMRYCSEHAKYDPLLMGIPASENPFKDKKPCTLL